In Amycolatopsis sp. EV170708-02-1, the following are encoded in one genomic region:
- a CDS encoding peptide MFS transporter: MVSTSTEVQQDTRFFGHPRGLANLFGVEMWERFSYYGMLGILPIYLYYEVSQGGLALPKASALGIVGAYGGMVYLSAVIGAWVADRVLGSERTLFYSAILIMIGHISLAVLPGLAGIGVGLVCVAVGSGGLKSNATAIVGTLYAEGDERRDGGFTIFYMGVNIGGFVGPLLTGLAQSEIGFHVGFGLAAFGMALGLIQYTIGRKNLGEKASEIPNPLPASQRPLVFGGTAVGVAAIVLLVVFGVINPGNLVDVVVWAVAIISVIYFVVIIGSKKITSDERSRVYSFIPMFIASAAFFSLYQQQFTVVAAYTDERLNRTIFGWEMPVAWVNSINPVFIILFAPVVAAVWTKLGSRQPSSPIKFVLGTVTMGVAFLLFLPMVGSGKNASPLLALAGILFVFTMAELMLSPVGLSLSTKLAPEAFRTQMVALNFLSISLGTAMSGKLAEYYTVDDEAPYFSIVGGVAIVVGVALLVATPMIRKLMKGVH, from the coding sequence ATGGTGAGTACCTCTACCGAGGTCCAGCAAGACACGAGGTTCTTCGGGCACCCACGAGGGCTGGCGAACCTCTTCGGCGTCGAGATGTGGGAGCGTTTCTCGTATTACGGGATGCTCGGGATCCTCCCCATCTACCTCTACTACGAAGTCAGTCAGGGCGGCCTCGCGCTGCCGAAGGCCTCCGCGCTCGGCATCGTCGGCGCGTACGGCGGCATGGTCTACCTGTCGGCGGTGATCGGCGCCTGGGTCGCGGACCGCGTGCTCGGCTCCGAACGGACGCTGTTCTACAGCGCGATCCTGATCATGATCGGGCATATCAGCCTCGCCGTGCTGCCGGGGCTGGCGGGGATCGGCGTCGGCCTCGTGTGCGTGGCCGTCGGCAGTGGCGGGCTGAAATCCAACGCCACGGCCATCGTCGGGACGCTGTACGCGGAGGGTGACGAGCGCCGCGACGGCGGTTTCACCATCTTCTACATGGGCGTGAACATCGGCGGTTTCGTCGGGCCGCTGCTGACCGGCCTCGCGCAGAGCGAGATCGGCTTCCACGTCGGCTTCGGGCTCGCCGCGTTCGGGATGGCGCTCGGCCTGATCCAGTACACGATCGGCCGCAAGAACCTCGGCGAGAAGGCGAGCGAGATCCCCAACCCGCTGCCCGCGTCGCAGCGGCCGCTGGTCTTCGGCGGCACCGCGGTGGGTGTCGCGGCGATCGTGCTGCTCGTGGTCTTCGGCGTGATCAACCCGGGCAACCTCGTCGACGTCGTCGTCTGGGCCGTCGCGATCATCTCGGTGATCTACTTCGTGGTGATCATCGGCAGCAAGAAGATCACCTCCGACGAACGCAGCCGGGTGTACTCGTTCATCCCGATGTTCATCGCGAGCGCCGCGTTCTTCTCGCTGTACCAGCAGCAGTTCACCGTGGTCGCGGCCTACACCGACGAGCGGCTGAACCGGACGATCTTCGGCTGGGAGATGCCGGTCGCGTGGGTCAACTCGATCAACCCGGTGTTCATCATCCTGTTCGCGCCGGTGGTCGCGGCGGTCTGGACGAAGCTCGGCTCGCGGCAGCCGTCCTCGCCGATCAAGTTCGTGCTCGGCACGGTCACCATGGGCGTGGCGTTCCTGCTGTTCCTCCCGATGGTCGGCAGTGGCAAGAACGCGAGCCCGCTGCTCGCGCTGGCCGGCATCCTGTTCGTGTTCACCATGGCGGAGCTGATGCTTTCGCCGGTCGGCCTCTCGCTGTCGACCAAACTCGCGCCGGAGGCGTTCCGGACGCAGATGGTGGCGCTGAACTTCCTGTCCATTTCGCTCGGTACGGCGATGTCCGGGAAGCTCGCCGAGTACTACACGGTCGACGACGAAGCGCCGTACTTCAGCATCGTCGGCGGTGTGGCCATCGTGGTCGGTGTGGCGCTCCTGGTGGCGACGCCGATGATCCGCAAGCTGATGAAGGGCGTTCACTGA
- a CDS encoding VIT family protein, translated as MTDTVSTEHPHEPHADLGGKLNWLRAGVLGANDGIVSVAGIVVGVAGATTDSTTIATAGIAGLVAGALSMAGGEYVSVSTQRDTERAQLRLEKRELKEMPEAEERELAEIYEEKGLSPELAAEVARELTAKDALQAHAEAELGIDPGNLTSPWQAAWASLVAFTVGALLPLLSIVWTSTSARVWACAAAVVVGLALTGFISAKLGDARAGRAIARNVGVGALTMLVTYYVGVLFGTTVG; from the coding sequence GTGACCGATACGGTATCGACCGAGCATCCCCACGAACCGCACGCGGATCTCGGCGGCAAACTGAACTGGTTGCGCGCCGGGGTCCTCGGCGCGAACGACGGGATCGTGTCGGTGGCGGGCATCGTGGTCGGCGTCGCGGGCGCGACCACCGACTCCACCACGATCGCCACCGCGGGAATCGCGGGGCTCGTCGCGGGCGCGCTTTCGATGGCGGGCGGCGAATACGTCTCCGTGAGCACCCAGCGCGACACCGAACGCGCACAGTTGCGGCTGGAAAAGCGTGAACTGAAAGAGATGCCGGAAGCCGAAGAACGGGAACTCGCGGAAATCTACGAGGAGAAGGGCCTTTCGCCGGAACTCGCCGCCGAGGTCGCCCGCGAATTGACCGCGAAGGACGCGCTGCAGGCGCACGCCGAGGCCGAACTCGGCATCGATCCGGGCAATCTGACCAGTCCGTGGCAGGCGGCGTGGGCCTCGCTGGTGGCGTTCACCGTCGGCGCGCTGCTGCCGTTGCTGTCGATCGTGTGGACGTCGACCTCGGCGCGCGTCTGGGCGTGCGCGGCGGCCGTCGTGGTCGGGCTGGCGCTGACCGGGTTCATCAGCGCGAAACTCGGCGACGCGCGGGCCGGCCGCGCGATCGCGCGGAACGTCGGTGTCGGCGCGCTGACGATGCTGGTGACCTACTACGTCGGTGTGCTGTTCGGGACCACCGTCGGCTAG